Proteins encoded by one window of Kribbella italica:
- a CDS encoding Fpg/Nei family DNA glycosylase translates to MPEGDTVWRATKRLDQALAGKVLTKTDFRVPTLATTDLSGRTMIKVVPRGKHLLMRLSGETTIHSHFRMDGSWHLYRPGERWKGGPDHQVRAVLETESWTAVGYRLPVLELVATSAEETVVGHLGPDLLSPSFDRAVALANLAADPERTISEALLDQRNLAGIGNFYRTEVCFLLGLHPWRPVSTVEVGAAVDLSRRLMKANLVHAAQVTTGVDRPGQRSWVFERPGKPCRRCRTLIRTAPIGEPPRARVSYWCPRCQPEN, encoded by the coding sequence ATGCCCGAAGGAGACACTGTCTGGCGCGCGACCAAGCGGCTCGACCAAGCGCTGGCCGGGAAGGTGCTGACGAAGACCGACTTCCGGGTGCCAACGCTGGCGACCACCGACTTGAGCGGCCGGACGATGATCAAGGTAGTGCCTCGCGGCAAGCATCTGCTGATGCGGCTCTCCGGCGAAACGACGATCCACAGCCATTTCCGGATGGACGGGAGCTGGCATCTCTACCGGCCCGGCGAGCGGTGGAAAGGCGGGCCTGACCACCAGGTTCGGGCGGTGCTGGAGACCGAGTCCTGGACCGCGGTGGGGTACCGGCTGCCGGTCCTGGAGTTGGTGGCGACCTCCGCGGAGGAGACCGTGGTCGGGCATCTCGGGCCGGATCTGCTGTCGCCGTCGTTCGACCGGGCGGTGGCGCTGGCCAACCTGGCGGCCGATCCCGAGCGGACGATCAGCGAGGCGTTGCTCGACCAGCGGAACCTGGCCGGCATCGGGAACTTCTACCGCACCGAGGTCTGCTTCCTGCTCGGGCTGCATCCTTGGCGTCCGGTCTCGACGGTCGAGGTCGGGGCTGCGGTCGACCTGAGCCGACGGCTGATGAAGGCGAATCTGGTTCACGCGGCGCAGGTCACCACCGGGGTTGATCGGCCGGGGCAGCGCAGTTGGGTTTTCGAGCGGCCAGGGAAGCCGTGCCGGCGGTGCCGCACGCTCATCCGGACAGCTCCGATCGGCGAACCGCCGCGGGCGCGGGTCAGCTACTGGTGCCCGCGCTGCCAGCCCGAGAACTGA